The genomic stretch CGATACGCTACATACAATGGCTCAAATCCATTTGAAACTCCGGCCACGCTAAATATTATTCCACATCTGGAATTTAACATCGGTGCCTTTTTTCCCAAAAAAGGAATGCATGATATCACAATGAGTTTATATAAACTGTCTAGGGAGCTTGGGGTGAATTATTATTTTGGACAGAAAGTCGAAAAGGTAATAGTCGAAGATGGCGAGGCAAAAGGAATTAGAGTAAAAGGAAAGGATCGCTTTGCGGATCTGGTGGTGAACAATATGGATATGGTGAATGCTTACAAGACGATTCTCAAAGGTCAGAAGCAACCCAAACTTCTGCTCAATCAACCCAAATCGAGTTCCGCACTTATTTTTTATTGGGGAATCAAGCGGGATTTTCCCGAGCTTGACCTTCATAATATTTTCTTTTCTGATAATTACCCGCTGGAATTCGAGCATATTTTCAAAAGAGGGGCGGTCTACGATGACCCGACGATTTATGTCAACATCACTTCTACTCACAAGCCCGATGACGCTCCTGCAGGCTGTATGAATTGGTTTACGATGATCAACGTGCCGAATAATCAAGGACAGGATTGGGATGCAATGATAGCTGAGGCCAAGAGGAATATCATCCATAAGCTCAATAGAATCCTTAAAACAGACGTGGAATCACTGATCGATGTAGAGGAAATTCTAGATCCACGGACAATAGAATCCAAGACCTCGAGTGCCCAGGGAGCACTGTATGGTAATAGCTCAAACAATAAATTCGCCGCTTTCCTGAGACATGCAAATTATTCTTCCTCGGTCAAAAACCTGTACTTCTGTGGAGGATCAGTCCATCCAGGCGGAGGAATTCCGCTTTGTTTGCTATCGGCAAAGATTATGAGTGAGATGATTGAAAGTTAGTAGGCAGTATTTAGTCGCCGAAAGCCAAATAATCGTTGGCGCAGTCCCATGACCGGCCTGCAGTAGGCAAGCTTGTGCCATTTTCACTGATCCCCTCTTACCACCAGCTTCTTTAAGACTCTTGACACTACCTCTAGCTCCTGAATATTCTCATACCCCGTTTTAACTGAGCTCTTGGTGCCTTGATGTCTTTTCTTACCAAGCCATGACAGACTGGCCTTTGATTCTTTGCCGTTTAAAAAACTCCGCTACTCACAGAATTCCTTATATTCATATTCTTTAATATGTATAATGTATACCGCTTTTCTGCCAGTAAAAGAATCATGGGATTCGGAAAACACTAGTGCCTCTTCGGTTTCCTGTCTTCCTTCCTGTAAAGCAAAGAAAACATGGCTACTGGTATCATTGCGGATAATCATATTCTTTAATTTAATGGTTCGTATGCAAAAAGTTTATGGTCTTTTTTTAATCGGGATGCTGCTAAGCGCACAGCTTTTTTCCCAAACCTGGATCAGAATGCAAAGCTGGGGACTTGATCTGGAAGGGATCACTTGGGTAGATGAAAATCTGGGCTTTGCTGTAGGTGAAAACCTTATTATCCGTACTCGTGATGGAGGGACTACTTGGGAAGAACTTCCTGTAAGTTTTGAAGGAAAACTACTGGATGTAGTCTTTTATGATGAGACTACTGGAGTGGCCGTAGGTGAAAATGGTTTGATTCTCAAAACCAAGGATTCAGGAAATTCCTGGAATCAAATACCCTCTGGAGGTACCCAGGCCATAAGCAGCATAACGCTTTCCAGTGATGGAAATTTAATAGCCACCTCAGCAGGGGGGCAAATTTTACGCTCCACTTCTCGCGGAGACTCCTGGACCAAAATCCCGTCTGGCACTTCCCAAAATTTAAACGACATAAAATTTATCAATGCTGACACGGCTTATATCGTAGGTAATCAAGGGATAATCCTGAGAAGCTATGATGGAGGAAATAAGTGGAGTTCATTAAACACCGGATTATCAGCTGATCTTAATGGAGTTGCTTTTTCCACCCCTCTGATCGGCTACGTCGTAGGAGCTGGAGGAGCTATACTAAAAACCATCGATGGAGGGGAAAACTGGACGATGCAGACTTCCCCTGTGACGACAAATTTACAGAAAGTCGCTATTAGTCCTCTGGACATCCGCATCATCACAGTGGTAGGTGAAGCGGCTACGGCTCTTAGATCTACTAATTCCGGGGCTTCTTTTGGCAAAGCCAATCTGGGCACCACCAACACCAGAAATGTCAATGCCCTGGCATTTAAGCCATCAAGTAACCTCGTCTTCAGCGTAGGTCAGGATGGTTACCTTATTTCCTCCACCAATGCCGGCAGCAACTATAGTCAGCGACTGGCGGGCATCCGTAATGACTTTACAGGAACCGACTTCAAATCAGACCGGATCGGACATACCACGGGACAGCGTGGAGCAGATTATGTGACAAGCAATGGAGCAACTAGCCTGGTGTACAGGCCTGTTCCAGAGGAAATTGATATTGTAAGCATGGGGTTCTGGAGCACATCAGTAGGATACGTCGGAGCTGCTTCCGGTAAAATCTACAGAACCGGCAACAGCGGGGCTTCCTGGGTGCCAATTCAAGTGCAGACCTCTGATACTATTACCGGGTTTTATCTTTTTGCGGCATCGGTGTTATATGTTACCGGCACCAATGGCTTTATCGCCAGAACATCGGATTCCGGCGCAACCTGGGATGCGGCGGGGATAAAATCAAATACCTCTGAGAATCTCCGGGACATCACATTCTTTGACGATCAAGTCGGATTTGCCATAGGAGAGAAGGGACAGATCAGCTGGTCCCGTGGAGGAGACAACTGGGAGAATCTGCCAAAATTTACCACAGAAAACCTGAATGCTTTGGCCAAGCTAGACACAAGCACGGCAATCATAATAGGAGATGCAGGAACTATACTTAAGTCTGGGGATAAAGCAAAAACTTGGAGAAAGATCGATATCCCATTTACTGAAAACCTCACATCTGTGGATTTTTGGGATGAAAACATAGGATTTGTGTCTGGAGACAATGGTCTTGTACTTCAGACTAAGGATGGGGGAGAGTCCTGGGTGAGGATACCAAGTGGGACCAGTAGAAACCTCACCGGCATCAGTGTAGGCACTCCCACCGTAGCATTTGCGGTGGGGGATCATGGCACAATTTTGAAATATGAATGTATTCCACCTTCAGACTTAAGTGCTATTATAGGAGAGAGTCAATCCTGCCTTACCATAGGTAAATATTCCATTTCCAATGAAATGCTTCCGGGAGCTGAATTCGTGTGGAGAGCTGATGGAGGGGAAATTATTTCAGGTCAGGGAACCAACGAAATAGAAGTGCTATGGAAATCAGTGGGAAGAAACGGGGTGTATGTAAGTATGGAGAATTTCTGTGGAAACGGTAAAACATCGGTCATAGAGGTGCTAGTATCAACACTTCCTACGAATAATAACTCCATCGAGGGCAATGGCACCGTTTGCCTGGAAGCAACAGAAATTTATTCATTGCCTGATTCAGCGGGGATAAGCTATTCTTGGGAGATAGATGGCGGCGAAGTTCTTCAAGGGCAAGGAACTTCCCAGATTCAGGTAAAATGGCTTACCTCTGGTAACCAAAACATACAGGTGATTCAGCAAAATGCCTGTGGCAAAGCTGATCCGATTACAAAGGCCATTACTGTCAATATGCCTCCTGAGCAACCGGGAGAAATAGCAGGGCCAACTCAAACCGGTCTTTGGGAAACAGTTTATGAAATCCCGGTCCAGGAAAACATAAACTTCAAATGGGCTATATCAGGAGAGGGAGGAAGTGTAAAAATGGGACAGGGAACGGAAAAAGTAACAGTCCAGTGGCAAAAAGAAGGGGATTTCCAGCTTAGTGTCACTCCCGAAAACGCATGCAATGAAGGAGCAGCCCGTATTCTTGATGTGAACGTAAACGTGATCACTTCATTGCCAGAAAAAGAGGATATGAATGTCCGTGTGTTTCCCAATCCTTCATCAGGAACACTTATGGTGGAGCTGGGTAATGCCAATTATAAAAGCCTTCAGGTGATCAACTCATTTGGACAGCTGATCCAGGTTGTAGAAATACCTTCAGGAACCAAGGAAGTCAGGCTTGAACATTTACCGAAGGGGATGATTTTGCTACAATTTAATACTGGGTCGAATCTGATGCAGCGAAAGGTGATTGTAAATTAATAGACTTAATTCTGCTTTAGAGAAGGTAATTGGTTTATGCCTTAATAAAAGAAATGTCGCCAAGCTTCTGGATTTGTAAGGCTCCTGCTATTATCAACTTCTCTTATTTGTCGTCCATGTCAGCCAAAGCACCCGTAGGTTTTTCTATAATAAAAGAACTTTCTGTTGCCTTACATTATCTCTTAACAACATTCGTAGAAATCCAAACTAAGCCTTGAACTTTCTTTTTTGTAATTTAGGGATTTAACCACCTTAAAGCATTCGGAGGAAACATGATTCTAGCCATACTTTCAGGTTTCATCGTGGCGGCGTTGATTCCCATTACTAGTAAATTCATCAGAGGCAAAGGCTCTATAGTGATGCCTTTTTTGCCTCTTCTTCTGTTTGTATATTTTCTCCAATATCTACCCCAAGTAAGCAAAGGGGAGGCAATTGACCTGATATACCAATGGGTTCCCAGTTCAGGAATTAATTTGGCTTTCCACCTCGACGGTTTAGCCTTGCTTTTTGTTTTGATGATTACAGGGATAGGGACATTGGTGTTCTTCTACACTTACAGCTATCTCAAAGGACACGTGTACCTTGATAGATTCTATGGATATCTCAGCATGTTTATGGCTTCTATGCTGGGTCTTGTTCTTTCAGATAATATAATTACACTCTTTATTTTCTGGGAACTTACCAGTATCAGTTCCTTCTTTCTGATAGGATTCAATAATGAAGATCCCAAATCCAGAAAATCCGCTCTCCTGGCATTAAGTGTCACTGGGATGGGGGGATTATTTTTGCTGGTAGGCATGATCTTCCTTGGGTCGGTGGGTGGTTCTTATTCTTTTCAGGAGTTGCTCACCCAGCGCAGTTTGATCATAAGTCATAGTAGCTATGGATGGATTATAGGCTTGTTGTTTCTTGGAGCTTTTACCAAATCTGCCCAATTCCCTTTTCATTTCTGGCTTCCAGGGGCGATGAAGGCTCCTACTCCAGTGAGTACCTACCTCCATTCTGCCACTATGGTGAAAGCTGGGATCTACTTGCTGGCAAGATTTACACCTCTGCTAGGAACTACCCCTGCATGGAATACTACCCTGATTATAGTAGGCGCGGTGACTATGGTATATGCTGCAGTCCATTCCGTTTTCCGGATTGATATGAAGGGTATTTTGGCTTATTCCACCATTGCTGCTTTGGGTATATTGGTTTTCCTGATCGGTTTGGGCACTGAAGAATCTCTTTTGGCGGCCTCTGTCTTTATTCTGGTGCATGCCTTATATAAAGCCACCCTCTTTTTGGTCACTGGCATAATTGATCACGAGACCGGCACAAGGGATGTCACTGTTTTGGGTGGATTACGGAAAGTTATGATGCCCGTAGCTATAGCCGCAGGCCTGGCAGCTCTAGCAAATGCGGGGACGCCGCCGTTTTTGGGCTTTATAGGGAAAGATCTTATTTACGAAGCGACACTTCATTTTGGTGATTGGGGATACCTACTCACTGGAGCTGCTATACTGACGAATGTCTGTCTACTATGTGCTGGACTTTTAGCTGGCTACAAGCCCTTTGCAGGGAGTCTCCCTTCACAATTTGAGAAAGTCCACCTTCCTCATCCCACCATGTGGGTTCCACCTTTGATTTTAGCTGGTCTGGGCTTGGTTTTCGGGCTGTTCCCAGGCCTGATCGAGCGGAGCTTGGTTCTTCCGGTATTCAGCAGTATTTCCGGAAGTGCCACTGAGACGCATATTCAGTTGTGGCATGGATTTAACCTGGTTTTGGGGTTGAGTATTTTGACGCTTACTTTGGGTTTACTACTCTATTGGCTTCTTAGACCCTCAGAGCGACTTTTGGGCATCACTTTGAAGTTTGAAAAAATAAGCCCTCAGTCTATTGCCAATCTGTGTGGAGCTCTATTTACTAGGTTTGCTGGATTATGGACAGGATTTTTCCAGAATGGGTATTTAAGAAATTACGTCATCACCATACTGGGCTTCCTTACTATTTTATTGGGGCTTAGACTTTATCAGGGAGTCACTCTGGTCATCGATGCCTCAAAGCTGACTGAAGTTACTATCTATGAAGTGATTGTAGTGATGATCATGTTTGCCTCTATCATTTTCACGGTATTTTCACGATCCCGGTTGGTTGCTGTAGCTTCCCTGGGTGTAATAGGCTATTCTATCTGTCTGATTTTCTTGTTTTATTCCGCTCCCGATTTGGCGATGACGCAGTTTTCGATTGATACGTTGACTGTGATCTTGTTTGTATTGGTGATCTATAATTTACCTAGGTACAAAACCTTTTCCAATTGGAAAATCCGGCTAAGAGACGGAGTGCTCTCTGTCTTTTTCGGCACCTTGATCGCAGTGCTTACGCTGGAGGTGCTGTCAGAACCACTCAATAGGGAAACTTCTATATTCTACGCCGAAAGTGCATATCTGTTAGCAAAAGGGAAAAATGTTGTCAATGTGATCCTAGTGGATTTTAGAGGATTTGATACCATGGTGGAAATCACCGTGCTTGTCATTGCCGCAATAGGGGTGTTTAGCTTGTTGAAATTGAGGCTGAAAAGTATAGAAAAGGAATAACCTGAAATATCACATGACTCAATTGTCACACACAGGGGTTTATCCTAAATGCGAGATAGGTTAGGAGATCTATAAAAACAAAAAATTACAAAAGATGAAATCGATCATATTTAAATCAGCCTCTACTTATCTTTTACCACTGCTGGTGTTATTCTCCGTGTTTATATTGTTGCGCGGGCATTATCTGCCAGGTGGAGGCTTTGTGGGGGGGCTGATTGCATCCATTGCATTTGTCATCCATTCCTTTGCCAACGGCTTGGAGACCACCAAAAGCTTAATCAAGTTTCACCCTGGTTTTCTTATGCCTATCGGCCTTAGTATTGCTTTGTTGAGTGGTATGTCGCCCCTTTTTATAGGAGAGAGTTTTATGACAGGCTTATGGTTTGAAGACCCCTTACCTGTCATAGGCATGGTGGGCTCAGCTTTGTTTTTTGATACCGGGGTTTACCTGGTGGTCATCGGAGTGACTTTGACTATTATTTTCACTATTTCCGAAACGCTATAATATGGAATTGTTACTCGTTGTTTTGATAGGGTTATTGTATGCTGCAGGGATCTATATGATGCTGCGCAGGAGCATGGTGAAGCTGATCATAGGTCTGATTCTACTCGGAAACGGAGCCAACATGCTTATTTTTCTATTGGGCAGAATAGTGAAAGGAAAGCCGCCCATCATCGATTCTGCTTCCAAGATGCTGACCGAAGTCTATGCGGATCCTGTGCCGCAGGCATTGATCCTTACTGCTATTGTGATCAGTTTTGGATTGCAATCCTTTGCCATTATTCTGGTCAAGCGTGCCTATAAAATCACCAAGACTGATGACCTGGATGAATTGAATACAACAGACGAAGTTTATGAATAACCCCTATATAGTTTTACCAGTTATTTTCCAGCTTTTCTCAGCGATTCTGCTGATGTTCTTTTGGTTTAGGGTAAATACCCAGCGCCTGATAGCCATTATTTGCAGCCTCATCTCAGTGGGGATTTCTGTCTGGATCCTTAGGGAAGTCCTTCAGCACGGAATATTGACCATGCAGGCCGGAGAATGGCAGGCACCCTTTGGGATTACTTTTGTGGCGGATGCGTTTTCTGCTACTATGGTCTTATTGACGGCTATTTCAGGGATGGCCGTAATAATATTTTCCACAGGCGCTATTCGAAATGCCCGCTTAAAATTCGGCTATTTTCCCATTCTGAATTTTCTGTTGATGGGGCTTAATGGAGCCTTTCTCACCGGGGATATTTTTAATCTATATGTGTGGTTTGAGATTATCATCATTGCATCATTTGTCTTGATTACCATTGGAGGAGAGAAGGCTCAGATAGAGGGGGCTATTAAGTACGTGACGATGAATTTGCTAGCCTCTGCAATTTTCCTGACTGCGATTGCGATTCTCTATGGGATGGCTGGAAGTCTGAATATGGCTGACCTTTCCGGTCAGGTGGCACAGATTGAGAATAGAGGCTTGGTGAATGTTGTAGCTATATTATTTCTGGTGGGCTTTGGGATCAAATCAGCTATTTTCCCTTTATACTTTTGGCTGCCAGCCTCCTATCATACACCTCCACCTGCGATATCAGCCATTTTCGGTGGACTGCTGACCAAAGTTGGAGTCTACGCATTAGTGAGAATCTTTACGCTGATTTTTATCCCGGACGAGTTTCTGAGTAACTTATTGATTATCATGGCTGCATTGACTATCCTATCCGGTGGCCTGGGAGCTATTTTACAGGTGAATCTGAGAAAAATCTTCTCTTATCTTATTGTATGCCACATCGGGTTTATGATCGCAGGGCTGGGGATTTATACTGAAGTAGCGCTGGTAGGGACTATTTGCTATTTAATCCATGATATTATAGTCAAAACCAATCTTTTCCTTGTGGCCGGGCTGATCTTCAAACTGAAGGGCACCCTAAACATCAATAAACTGGGAGGTATGTATAAAAAGTATCCGGCATTTTCTATCCTGATGGCTATTCCATTATTTTCCCTGGTGGGCATTCCCCCACTTTCAGGGTTTTGGGGAAAGCTGTTTCTGATCGAGGGAGGGTATGCCGAAGGACAGTTTGTATTGATTGCATTTATATTGCTGGGAAGCTTCTTGACACTGTGGGTAGCAGCAAAGATATGGACAGAAGTGTTTTGGAAAGATGCGGTCGATCTTCCCCAGAAAATGACCGTTAAGTATTACAGAGAACTCAAGCCTTTTAAGCAGCGGGCCATGGTAGTGCCTATTATCTTATTGGCAGGAGTTTCCTTGTATATAGGTTTCGGAGCAGAACATATCATCATATTGAGCAAGCAAATCGCAGCTGAGCTTATTGAGCCTTCAGCATATATAGAAGCAGTGTTGGGATCAAAACCGCTTACACCATGATCAAGACCAAATTTCTCAGTAATCTTCTTCTTTCCTTGGTGTGGATAGCCATCACCGGAGCCTTTACGTTTGAAAACTTCCTGTTCGGCTTTGCCCTGAGCTTTTTCCTGTTGTGGATCACTGCTACCGATCGGCGGGACAATAAATACTTCAACAGGATCCCTAAGCTGATAGCTTTTGTGTTTTTCTTTCTGTATGAACTGATCAAAGCCAATATAGAGGTGGCGTATGACGTGGTCACGCCTAAACACTACATGAAACCAGGAATTGTGAAAATTCCGCTGGATGCAAAATCGGATCTGGAGATTACGTTGTTGGCCAATCTGATTTCCCTTACCCCGGGCACCTTGAGTCTGGATGTTTCTGATGACAGAAAAGTCCTGTATGTGCATGCAATGTATGTGAAAGATAGAGAAGACTTTGTGACAGGTATTAAAAGCGGATTTGAAAGACGATTACTAGAGATAACCAGATGAGCGTTTACGACTATTTATATTTTATTATTCTTCCTGTTTTAGCGATAGCTATATTCATCATTTTCATCAGGTTTTTGATGGGACCTTCTCTACCTGACCGTGTGGTGGCATTAGATTTATTGTTGACCACAGGTATTGGAATTATTGCGGTTTATAGTGTGGTTACCAACCAACCTGCTTTTCTTGATATCGCCATGATCATGGCGCTAATTGCCTTTTTGGGAACAGTGGCCTTTGCTTATTATTTAGAAAAACGGAAAAAAAATGACTGAAATAATTGTTATCATACTCAGCTCATTGGGAGCATTATTTATCTTGCTTGCTGCAGTGGGCATAGTGAAAATGCCTGATCTATACCTACGGATCTCAGTCACTACCAAAGCGGCGACACTTGGTATAGGCTTGATTTTACTGGCCGCTGGAATTTACTTTGCGGATACAGCTATTCTTGTCAGAGTAATAGCTATTATAGTTTTTATGCTGCTTACGGCTCCTGTAGGCGCTCACATGATCGGGCGGGCTTCCTATTTTACCGGAGTGAAAATGTGGGATAGATCAACGATAGACGAACTGGAAGGCAAATATGAGCAAAAGTCCCATAAACTTAGAAGTGGGGAGGAAGATGAGAAGACGGATGAAATTACTCACTGAGATCAGATTCTTTCTACCTGGATTATGCAGTTAGCTTGTTGTTGGATCCCATAGCCGCCAACCCACCTTAGTTTCTACCAAAGCTAAAAGAATACCCATTTGTAGGAGTGATGCAGGATTTACCGATCGTGCCGTTGGCACTCTTGGCGAATTCATTCGGATTTCCAAACCCTGAATTTCGCTTTGCTGCATTCAGGGCGGTTACCTGTTGTGCCTTTGGCACAAACGCTTAATGAAACTCATTTCCGGCAAAATGATTTTCCTTGCCAAAGGCAAGGCCTGTAAATGCCCAGAATGCAATTCTGGGTCAAGGATATAGTATATATGTTTTTCAGAGTGACAATGGCACGATCAGTAGTGTGATCAGCCCAACTAAATGTATTTGGCTATCGTGTAGGTGGCACAAGGAGCACCAGCACATTCCACAAAAAAAAGGTTCTTTATCCTAGGGAAATGAAACAGGGTATTGGGCAATCAAAAGCTGATTCATACAAATTTTCACAGCACGCTATCGGATGAATCCACAACTTTTGGGGTTGATCACATCGTGGGTTCTCTCGGGTAAAACCCTCATGATCGGGTATAGAAGGGCTAAGAGGTTCGGATGACTATTGCTCGCCCCGAATATTCACATACTGGAAAATATCCCCAACAGTAGCGTTTTTTACAAAAGCTTTCTTCAAAATAGCCTCAGGGAAATAACCGGCTTTTTCTAGGACATTCATGGATTGCCCGTTGAAATCATAGACTTGAGCAAAAATGCGCTCAATGTCAAATTTCTCAAAAATATATTTTGTATATAGTTTAACTGCTTCAGTAGCAATTCCTTTCCCCCAATAAGGCTCACCCACCCAGAAGCCCAATTCCATATTTGTACGGAGCTCGTCTCTTCCTCTGTCCGATCCAATAGACCCGGCAAGTCTGCCTTCATACTCTATGGCAAAGTTTTGAGGGGGATTGTATTTTTGATTATGCTCTATCCAGTGACGCGCATCATGTATGGTGTAAGGTTGCGGATAACTGTCTTTCAGATTCATCGCAATCTTGGGATTATTCGCCAAAGGATAGAGTTGGTGAAAATGAGCCTCATTCCAGGTCACTAATCTTATTTCTCTTTCTCCTGTGATGATCATAAAAGTCTGATGGTTAATTCTTCAAGATAATAGGCTAAACGCAGAATCAATAAAATTCGCAAGGAAATTATGCAAATCTCCAGCCTAATCTTCTAAGCCGCTGTTATTCATCCTGTCAAGATTTTCGGCAAATCTAAGAGCGGATATAAAGTCCTCAATATGCCCATCCATTACCTCGGGCAGATTGTAGACAGTTTTATTGATCCTATGGTCTGTTACCCTGGATTGGGGGTAATTGTAGGTCCTGATCTTATCTGATCTATCTCCTGAACCTACCATAGACTTCCGCTGTGCCCCCACCGCATCATTATGTTTGGCCAGTTCTATTTCATAAAGCCGCGACCTAAGGACTTTCAGTGCTTTTTCGAAGTTCTTTATCTGAGATTTTTCGTCCTGACAGGTGACCACGAGGCCTGTTGGCTCGTGGGTCAAACGCACGGCGGAATAAGTGGTGTTTACAGATTGTCCACCTGGCCCTGAGGAACAATAGGTGTCCTTTCTCACGTCATTCATGTCGATATTCACTTCTACTTCATCCATCTCCGGCAGTACGGCCACAGAGGCAGCAGATGTGTGGACACGGCCTTGGGACTCCGTGGCCGGTACCCGCTGCACCCGATGTACACCGGATTCATACTTCATCCTTCCATATACATCGTCACCTCCGGATATAGTAGCGATTATTTCCTTATATCCACCCGCAGAGCCGAAGGTCAAATCCAATACTGTCAATTTTAAATTCTGCATTTCGCAGAAGCGTTCGTACATACGGAACAGATCACCTGCAAAAATAGAGGCCTCGTCTCCACCTGCTCCACCTCTGATCTCTAGGATACAATCCTTTGCATCGTTAGGATCCTTAGGGATTAAAAGTTGCTTTAGATCATTCTCAAGCTGTTCCTTTCTAGGCCTAAGTTCATCCAGCTCTGTTTTAGCCATTTCCCTGAAATCCGGATCTTTTTCCTTATCCAGGATTTCTTTAGAACTGGCAATATTTTGCAGGACTAAACTGTACTCGTCGTACACTGCTACAATTTTCTCAAGATCCTTGTATTCTTTGGTCAGCTTGGCATATTTACCCATGTCTGCCATGGATTCCGGCAGTACGATTAATTGTCCTACTTCTTCGAAACGTTCTTTAATTGATTGTAATTTGTCCAGCATAGTCTTGTAATAGCAGCCGCAAAAGTAGTTATTTTTCTTCGGACTAGTTGTGGGCTCCCCTGGCTCTTG from Algoriphagus sp. NG3 encodes the following:
- the crtD gene encoding 1-hydroxycarotenoid 3,4-desaturase CrtD — protein: MTNKALIIGSGIAGIASAIRLAVKGFQVEVFEANSYPGGKLSEIRIGDYRFDAGPSLFTLPELVDELFQLAGNNPKDYFGYEKLDVTCRYFWEDGTKLNAYSDLNSFAEEVQTKLGEPASNIREALRSSAFIYDSLAPLFMNRSLHKVDTWTNPHALKSYLRMGKLGIFSTMNEANRKQFSHPKLVQLFNRYATYNGSNPFETPATLNIIPHLEFNIGAFFPKKGMHDITMSLYKLSRELGVNYYFGQKVEKVIVEDGEAKGIRVKGKDRFADLVVNNMDMVNAYKTILKGQKQPKLLLNQPKSSSALIFYWGIKRDFPELDLHNIFFSDNYPLEFEHIFKRGAVYDDPTIYVNITSTHKPDDAPAGCMNWFTMINVPNNQGQDWDAMIAEAKRNIIHKLNRILKTDVESLIDVEEILDPRTIESKTSSAQGALYGNSSNNKFAAFLRHANYSSSVKNLYFCGGSVHPGGGIPLCLLSAKIMSEMIES
- a CDS encoding YCF48-related protein; the protein is MQKVYGLFLIGMLLSAQLFSQTWIRMQSWGLDLEGITWVDENLGFAVGENLIIRTRDGGTTWEELPVSFEGKLLDVVFYDETTGVAVGENGLILKTKDSGNSWNQIPSGGTQAISSITLSSDGNLIATSAGGQILRSTSRGDSWTKIPSGTSQNLNDIKFINADTAYIVGNQGIILRSYDGGNKWSSLNTGLSADLNGVAFSTPLIGYVVGAGGAILKTIDGGENWTMQTSPVTTNLQKVAISPLDIRIITVVGEAATALRSTNSGASFGKANLGTTNTRNVNALAFKPSSNLVFSVGQDGYLISSTNAGSNYSQRLAGIRNDFTGTDFKSDRIGHTTGQRGADYVTSNGATSLVYRPVPEEIDIVSMGFWSTSVGYVGAASGKIYRTGNSGASWVPIQVQTSDTITGFYLFAASVLYVTGTNGFIARTSDSGATWDAAGIKSNTSENLRDITFFDDQVGFAIGEKGQISWSRGGDNWENLPKFTTENLNALAKLDTSTAIIIGDAGTILKSGDKAKTWRKIDIPFTENLTSVDFWDENIGFVSGDNGLVLQTKDGGESWVRIPSGTSRNLTGISVGTPTVAFAVGDHGTILKYECIPPSDLSAIIGESQSCLTIGKYSISNEMLPGAEFVWRADGGEIISGQGTNEIEVLWKSVGRNGVYVSMENFCGNGKTSVIEVLVSTLPTNNNSIEGNGTVCLEATEIYSLPDSAGISYSWEIDGGEVLQGQGTSQIQVKWLTSGNQNIQVIQQNACGKADPITKAITVNMPPEQPGEIAGPTQTGLWETVYEIPVQENINFKWAISGEGGSVKMGQGTEKVTVQWQKEGDFQLSVTPENACNEGAARILDVNVNVITSLPEKEDMNVRVFPNPSSGTLMVELGNANYKSLQVINSFGQLIQVVEIPSGTKEVRLEHLPKGMILLQFNTGSNLMQRKVIVN
- a CDS encoding putative monovalent cation/H+ antiporter subunit A, yielding MILAILSGFIVAALIPITSKFIRGKGSIVMPFLPLLLFVYFLQYLPQVSKGEAIDLIYQWVPSSGINLAFHLDGLALLFVLMITGIGTLVFFYTYSYLKGHVYLDRFYGYLSMFMASMLGLVLSDNIITLFIFWELTSISSFFLIGFNNEDPKSRKSALLALSVTGMGGLFLLVGMIFLGSVGGSYSFQELLTQRSLIISHSSYGWIIGLLFLGAFTKSAQFPFHFWLPGAMKAPTPVSTYLHSATMVKAGIYLLARFTPLLGTTPAWNTTLIIVGAVTMVYAAVHSVFRIDMKGILAYSTIAALGILVFLIGLGTEESLLAASVFILVHALYKATLFLVTGIIDHETGTRDVTVLGGLRKVMMPVAIAAGLAALANAGTPPFLGFIGKDLIYEATLHFGDWGYLLTGAAILTNVCLLCAGLLAGYKPFAGSLPSQFEKVHLPHPTMWVPPLILAGLGLVFGLFPGLIERSLVLPVFSSISGSATETHIQLWHGFNLVLGLSILTLTLGLLLYWLLRPSERLLGITLKFEKISPQSIANLCGALFTRFAGLWTGFFQNGYLRNYVITILGFLTILLGLRLYQGVTLVIDASKLTEVTIYEVIVVMIMFASIIFTVFSRSRLVAVASLGVIGYSICLIFLFYSAPDLAMTQFSIDTLTVILFVLVIYNLPRYKTFSNWKIRLRDGVLSVFFGTLIAVLTLEVLSEPLNRETSIFYAESAYLLAKGKNVVNVILVDFRGFDTMVEITVLVIAAIGVFSLLKLRLKSIEKE
- a CDS encoding Na+/H+ antiporter subunit B, encoding MKSIIFKSASTYLLPLLVLFSVFILLRGHYLPGGGFVGGLIASIAFVIHSFANGLETTKSLIKFHPGFLMPIGLSIALLSGMSPLFIGESFMTGLWFEDPLPVIGMVGSALFFDTGVYLVVIGVTLTIIFTISETL
- a CDS encoding Na+/H+ antiporter subunit C; its protein translation is MELLLVVLIGLLYAAGIYMMLRRSMVKLIIGLILLGNGANMLIFLLGRIVKGKPPIIDSASKMLTEVYADPVPQALILTAIVISFGLQSFAIILVKRAYKITKTDDLDELNTTDEVYE
- a CDS encoding proton-conducting transporter membrane subunit, translating into MNNPYIVLPVIFQLFSAILLMFFWFRVNTQRLIAIICSLISVGISVWILREVLQHGILTMQAGEWQAPFGITFVADAFSATMVLLTAISGMAVIIFSTGAIRNARLKFGYFPILNFLLMGLNGAFLTGDIFNLYVWFEIIIIASFVLITIGGEKAQIEGAIKYVTMNLLASAIFLTAIAILYGMAGSLNMADLSGQVAQIENRGLVNVVAILFLVGFGIKSAIFPLYFWLPASYHTPPPAISAIFGGLLTKVGVYALVRIFTLIFIPDEFLSNLLIIMAALTILSGGLGAILQVNLRKIFSYLIVCHIGFMIAGLGIYTEVALVGTICYLIHDIIVKTNLFLVAGLIFKLKGTLNINKLGGMYKKYPAFSILMAIPLFSLVGIPPLSGFWGKLFLIEGGYAEGQFVLIAFILLGSFLTLWVAAKIWTEVFWKDAVDLPQKMTVKYYRELKPFKQRAMVVPIILLAGVSLYIGFGAEHIIILSKQIAAELIEPSAYIEAVLGSKPLTP